One Besnoitia besnoiti strain Bb-Ger1 chromosome VIII, whole genome shotgun sequence DNA segment encodes these proteins:
- a CDS encoding putative 26S proteasome regulatory subunit 6b (encoded by transcript BESB_082940): MSATVAARAADEAVPCSPDVSAEAARASRDLYAQLKALQKRLEFLNIQEEYIKDEQKNLKREFYRAREELKRIQSVPLVIGQFMELINANEGIVASTAGSSYVVRILSTLNRELLKTGCSVALHRHSHSVVDILPPEADSTIQTLQMQEKPDVTYADIGGMDIQKQEIREAVELPLTCPELYQQIGIDPPTGVLLYGPPGTGKTMLAKAVANNTTATFIRVVGSEFVQKYLGEGPRMVRDVFRLARENSPAIVFIDEVDAIATKRFDAQTGADREVQRILLELLNQMDGFDQTTTVKVIMATNRADTLDPALLRPGRLDRKIEFPLPDRRQRRLIFQTITAKMNLSDEVDLEDYVSRPEKVSAADIAAICQEAGMQAVRKNRYVILPKDFEKGWKAHVRKHERDFEFYSF; the protein is encoded by the exons ATGAGCGCTACAgttgccgcgcgcgccgccgacgaggcggtGCCGTGCTCGCCTGacgtctctgcagaggctgcgcgcgcctctcgcgatCTTTacgcgcagctgaaggcTTTACAAAAACGCCTGGAATTCCTCAACATTCAG GAGGAGTACATCAAAGATGAGCAGAAGAACCTGAAGAGAGAGTTTtaccgcgcgcgagaggagttGAAGCGCATTCAGAGCGTCCCTTTGGTCATTGGGCAGTTCATGGAGCTCATCAACGCGAACGAAGGCATCGTCGCCAGcaccgccggcagcagctACGTCGTGAGAATCCTTTCGACTCTCAACAG AGAACTTCTCAAGACGGGCTGCAGTGTGGCGCTCCATCGCCACTCGCACTCAGTCGTGGACATCCTCCCTCCCGAGGCCGACTCGACGATTCAGACGCTGCAGATGCAGGAAAAACCTGACGTCACGTACGCT GATATTGGAGGCATGGACATTCAGAAGCAGGAAATTCGCGAAGCCGTGGAGCTGCCGCTGACGTGCCCTGAGCTCTACCAGCAGATCGGCATCGACCCGCCCACGGGGGTGTTGCTCTACGGCCCTCCTGGAACAG GAAAGACGATGCTGGCGAAGGCCGTCGCCAACAACACGACGGCGACATTCATTCGCGTCGTCGGGAGCGAGTTCGTGCAGAAGTACCTTGGAGAGGGGCCGCGCATGGTGCGCGATGTCTTCAGACTG GCTCGGGAGAACTCCCCTGCGATCGTCTTCATCGATGAGGTGGATGCCATCGCGACAAA GCGTTTCGACGCGCAGACTGGAGCAGACAGAGAAGTGCAGCGCATCCTCCTCGAGTTGCTCAACCAAATGGACGGCTTTGACCAGACCACCACAGTCAAG GTCATTATGGCCACAAACCGAGCAGATACGCTCGATCCTGCGCTCCTGCGGCCGGGACGCTTGGATCGCAAGATCGAGTTTCCGCTCCCAGAcagacgccagcgccgtCTGATCTTCCAGACGATCACTGCCAAGATGAACCTCTCGGATGAGGTCGACCTCGAAGACT ACGTTTCGCGACCGGAAAAAGTGTCTGCGGCTGACATCGCGGCCATCTGCCAAGAGGCTGGTATGCAGGCTGTGCGCAAAAACCG ATATGTCATCTTGCCGAAGGATTTTGAGAAAGGGTGGAAGGCGCACGTCCGCAAGCATGAACGCGACTTCGAATTTTACAGCTTTTAA
- a CDS encoding putative cyclophilin (encoded by transcript BESB_082950), with product MGKFTVYFDISIGSKAGSRLVFELFNDITPKAAENFRGLCTGEYGVSGRTGKPLHYLGTSFFRVVEGVLIQGGDIQNDDGTGGECVWGGSFRDENFVRRHAQAGCLAMANNGRHTNGSQFYITLRKASALDGKHVVVGQLVEGMEVLRAMQLVPVDPKTGKPRVPIVISGCGELGVATRRLNALHTTRTQLNEMMDRHVREQLKKQEDEHKLVDSESDASRSSSESSENETAEHRRKRERMKRKKQRYLKSALFKAEALLKQMQQEAAHDLKEKYAGLQVDEEDREEEEDEGHSSPQERAEPREAAGGDWRKKRKAQSGTAEDDAKARAAQSEAKAGAPKTGNEEIDVMLMDEEEESEGSEEGSEEDADNSARRSRILALRMKINEGRKLNNKEVLEEKRVWNDPVYEKRKAEGLVRSVLRQLHGEEDDSKTKGPEKKKGRSQDEEEDEDAEESRLRRGYMNDAAALIADKKLKEEKRGQKTFGWNVFNQDALYRAHKKRLTEVNFKEDEYRKQKEALGGVFYDPSSALVAADFKPTEAAKDRLVNSVENAQKRRRNFSRRRTFHEDDNVTYINERNRIYNEKIDRAFGASSLEIRQNLERGTAL from the exons ATGGGGAAGTTCACAGTGTATTTTGACATCAGCATCGGAAGCAAAGCCGGAAGCCGGCTTGTCTTCGAGCTTTTCAACGACATCACGCCGAAAGCTGCCGAGAacttccgcggcctctgcaccGGAGAGTACGGAGTATCTGGACGCACGGGGAAACCTCTGCACTACCTGGGCACGTCTTTCTTCAGAGTCGTTGAGGGCGTGCTCATTCAGGGAGGAGACATCCAAAATGACGACGGAACTGGCGGCGAGTGTGTGTGGGGCGGCTCCTTCCGCGATGAGAACTTTGtccgcagacacgcgcaggCTG gGTGCCTGGCGATGGCGAACAACGGCAGACACACGAACGGGAGTCAGTTCTACATCACGCTGCGCAAGGCGTCGGCACTCGACGGCAAGCACGTGGTCGTGGGGCAGCTCGTCGAGGGCATGGAAGTTCTCCGCGCGATGCAGCTCGTGCCGGTCGACCCAAAGACCGGCAAACCCAGAGTCCCCATCGTGATCTCCG GGTGCGGTGAACTCGGGGTCGCGACGAGACGCCTCAACGCGCTGCAtacgacgcggacgcagctGAACGAGATGATGGATCGCCACGTGAGggagcagctgaagaagcaaGAAGATGAGCACAAACTAGTGG AcagcgaaagcgacgcgagccgcagcagcagcgaaagCAGCGAGAACGAGACGGCGGAGCATCGGCGCAAGCGCGAGAGaatgaagaggaagaagcaacGGTATCTGAAGAGTGCGCTCTTCAAAGCAGAGGCACTCCTGAAGCAAAtgcagcaggaggcggcgcacgaTCTGAAGGAGAAGTACGCAGGTCTCCAGGTCGATGAGGAAGAccgggaagaagaggaagatgaaGGTCACTCGAGTCCCCAGGAGCGCGCCGAGCCCAGAGAAGCCGCGGGGGGGGACTGGcgcaagaagaggaaggcgcagagtGGAACTGCGGAGGACGATGCTAAGGCGCGGGCTGCACAATCTGAGGCGAAagcaggcgcgccgaagaCTGGAAACGAAGAAATCGATGTCATGCTCatggacgaggaagaagagagcgaaggcagtgaagaaggcagcgaggaagatGCAGACAacagcgcgcgaagaagcaggaTTCTCGCGCTGCGAATGAAAATCAACGAAGGACGGAAGCTGAACAACAAAGAA gTGTTGGAAGAAAAGCGTGTGTGGAACGACCCCGTCTACGAGAAGCGAAAGGCGGAGGGGCTGGTGCGATCCgttctgcggcagctgcatggcgaagaggacgactcGAAGACCAAAGGGCctgagaagaagaaggggcGGTCacaggacgaagaagaggatgaagacgccgaggaatCCAGACTTCGCAGAGGCTACATgaacgacgccgcggcgctcatCGCAGACAAAAAACTcaaggaagaaaaacgcggaCAGAAGACTTTTGGATGGAACGTCTTCAACCAAGACGCTCTGTACCGAGCCCACAAAAAGAG gctGACAGAAGTCAACTTCAAGGAGGACGAATATCGGAAACAGAAAGAGGCGCTAGGGGGCGTTTTCTACGACCCCTCTTCTGCTCTCGTTGCCGCCGACTTCAAG CCcacggaggcagcgaaggaTCGTCTGGTCAACAGCGTGGAGAATGCCCAGAAGCGCCGCAGGAACttcagccgccggcgcacgtTCCACGAAGACGACAACGTCACGTATATCAACGAGCGAAACAGAATTTACAACGAGAAGATCGACCGAGCTTTCGGGGCGAGCTCCCTCGAAATTCGCCAGAACCTCGAGAGAGGCACGGCGCTCTAG
- a CDS encoding p25-alpha family protein (encoded by transcript BESB_082960), translated as MSLPAVFQSYTQGKGDMDSRTLVKLCKETGIIDKQTTPTDIDLIFTKCKAKGAKRITYEDFEKVVEEIAKRKKTSLEEVTEKMCSSSGPSFTGTKMEPVRFYDDKSTFTGVHAHGGPSTLDKPSTKFNGTFGEMGTLGPSGATAQITLADMCDRSTPDVRGVNKNFQKS; from the exons ATGAGTCTTCCCGCCGTTTTTCAAAGCTACACTCAGGGGAAGGGTGACATGGATAGTCGGACCCTGGTGAAGCTCTGCAAGGAAACAGGGATTATCGATAAGCAGACAACACCCACTGACATTGATCTCATCTTCACCAAGTGCAAAGCTAAG GGTGCAAAACGTATCACGTACGAGGACTTTGAGAAGGTAGTTGAGGAGATTGCGAAGCGCAAGAAGACGTCTCTCGAGGAGGTCACAGAGAAAATGTGTTCCTCCTCAGGTCCCTCGTTCACTGGGACTAAAATGGAGCCAGTCCGTTTCTATGACGACAAAAGCACCTTCACAGGAGTGCACGCCCACGGCGGCCCGTCTACGTTGGACAAGCCCTCGACTAAATTCAACGGAACTTTTGGAGAGATGGGAACTCTGGGACCATCTGGCGCCACAGCACAAATCACGCTAGCGGACATGTGCGACCGTTCGACTCCTGACGTTAGAGGCGTAAACAAGAACTTCCAAAAGTCGTGA
- a CDS encoding hypothetical protein (encoded by transcript BESB_082970), translating to MASLARQLLLPSSLGLGPASKLACGAGLSASASRRFFSSALSSAAFSSQRTGSSSLGFSAALAQQKRNMSGAHDEFPPELTRGVKDTLNIPVGGEGLYARASGLGSPMLFVMQWDRPTWQPVWEDEHQVIPRDGFGVPAQIPPEVSQHFKHVYYVPPQFFPFLKKLADDTPALQPFMYKLIKGDFTYDDYEEMFYKFAKPLKIYRNQIPMPYRTPEEMAREAEVAWEGAWLSYRQKVLASYNTAMYFREYLYGALIGIYFAWLFLDQHRQYRLDMKLFYLEAPEHKINWVVPRGDLV from the exons ATGGCCTCTCTGGCGCGTCAGTTGCTCCTGCCTTCTTCCTTAGGCTTGGGGCCGGCCTCGAAGCTCGCATGTGGTGCAGGGCTGTCGGCATCTGCTTCGCGTCGATTCTTCTCgtcggcgctctcctctgcggcgttctcttcgcagcgaaccggctcttcttctctgggATTCAGCGCAGCCTTGGCTCAGCAGAAGCGCAACATGAGCGGCGCTCACGATGAGTTCCCTCCGGAGCTTACTCGCGGCGTGAAGGACACCCTGAACATCCCCGTCGGAGGTGAAGGCCTCTATGCACGTGCCAGTGGCCTCGGTAGCCCCATGCTCTTCGTGATGCAGTGGGATCGCCCGACCTGGCAGCCCGTCTGGGAAGACGAACACCAAGTCATCCCCAGGGACGGTTTCGG TGTGCCGGCTCAGATTCCGCCCGAGGTCTCGCAGCACTTCAAGCACGTCTACTACGTGCCTCCTCAGTTCTTTCCCTTCCTCAAGAAGCTCGCCGACGACACCcctgcgctgcagccctTTATGTACAAGCTCATCAAAGGCGACTTCACCTACGACGACTACGAAGAGATGTTCTACAAGTTTGCAAAGCCGCTGAAGATCTACCGCAACCAAATCCCGATGCCGTACCGTACCCCAGAGGAAATGGCTCGCGAGGCAGAAGTTGCGTGGGAAGGCGCGTGGCTCTCTTACAGACAGAAAGTCCTGGCAT cttaCAACACGGCCATGTACTTCCGTGAGTATCTGTACGGGGCCTTGATCGGCATCTACTTCGCCTGGCTTTTCCTGGACCAGCACCGTCAGTACCGTCTCGACATGAAGCTCTTCTAtctcgaggcgccggagcACAAGATCAACTGGGTTGTTCCCAGAGGTGATCTCGTCTAA